DNA from Falco peregrinus isolate bFalPer1 chromosome 12 unlocalized genomic scaffold, bFalPer1.pri SUPER_12_unloc_10, whole genome shotgun sequence:
gggcccccccggccccgccgtcACCCGCTTCCCACAGGCTTTATCAGTGGGAACACTCGCTTGGGGACAGCACTTTGGTGACACAGGGACGATGTACGGCAACCTCGAGTCCAGCCAAGCTGGCCAGGGGCAAGTGTCGGTGCTGGGGCCCGGCAGGGAAGGTAGggagcaccctggggtgctggatggggtgggggtgagcCCAGCAGTCCCCCGTCCCTTTTGGGGTCTCACAATGCTGGGGGGGCACCccctggctctgtccccagTGCCCAAGGGAGGATCCCAGGGTGGGTGGTGGCACCCTCGTCCCTGGTGCCCAATACCGggtccccagggaagtggcacCGGGGGGAATCTCCCACCCTCATGCTCCAGGGAAGTGCCCAGGATTGATGGTGgcactgggagggggggggcaccccCACAAGTGCCATCagtgcccccccctccccagcctgcagcaccctgtgccCCACAGAGGAGAACCTGTACGAGCCCCTGGACCCCACCAGCACCGTGCCAGGCCAGAAGCACGTGCCCGACCCAGGTACGCCGTGGGCGAGGGCAAGAGCATCGTCAGCAGGAAAAACCCACGCTGTGTTTAAAACCAGtggcacccagctctgcccaaaCTGGGAGCCGGTCACCACTCACCCACCCTCCCCAGCGTCACGGTGCTGCTCCGGGAAGaagctggtgctggtgggtgctgcGGTGCTGGGAGTCTCGGTGCTGATGAACATCCTCTTCCTCACCATCGGTTTGCAGCGCAGTGAGTAGCGGGGCTCTGCGGGGCTCAGGGGAGCACTGGGGTGGCGATGCTGGCACTACTGGGGGACAGAGGGAAGGTTAACGGGGTGCTGGGGGTCTCTGTGGGGGTCTCCGAGTGCTCAGCACCCTTCCACACCAGCCCTTCTCCCATCCCTGCCACGGCACCAGCTCCAGGACACCCTGTGCCTTGTGGTGACCCgcctgtgtccccatgtcccccccgCAGTTACAGCCCTGACATCAGCGCTggaggcagagaaggagaagcagctgtcCAACGTGGGTGTGTACCCctcgctgccccccccccccccccccccccgctttaCCGCTGTGATCCCCAGGGAcgtgtcccccagcccccacgTGTCCCCCCTGGTTCACTGGGAACCTCTCCGCAGCCTCCCGCTCCTTCCTGCTGTACAACGAAGACCACCGCAAGTGCGTGGCGGCTAGTGGCCACCAGCTGATAGCGACAGCTTGCCAGCCTGAGGCGGCTGCACAACAGTTCCAGTGGCTACAAGGGGGCCAGCtacagggctggcagagccagcGTTGCGTTACGGCGACCCGTGGGCAAAACAGAGCCTTCGTGAGGCTGGAGCCATGCCGCGCCGACGGCCGGCTGCAGCGTTGGGAATGCCGCGACGGCGGGCTGCTGGCACTCGCCGGTTACAACCTCTACTTCAATTATGGCAACAACCAGGAGCAAGTGGTGATGCTCTACACTGGGAACCGCCAGTGGAGCCGCTGGGTGATCCACGGGAGCCAGGACAACGTCTGTTCCCGCTCCTGTCAGTGCCGGCACCTTTATCCCAAATATTTAGGGCTTTGCCTAACCCCTGCGCTGGCTGAAATCCAGGCCTAACCTGGCAGGGATGCAATTAAAGCTAAACTTAGACTGCAACAGGGTGTTAAACATAATCCAATCCTACATTTAGGGTGATttaacccaaccctaaccgaGCCCAAACCCTAACGGGGGCATAATCCTGATGCAGACTTAACCCTAAATATATGCATAATCCTGATGCAGACAACCTAACCCTGAGGTCAAACCTCGATGGCATCTTAACCCAGCTCAAACCCtaaataaatgtgattttatcTAACTCTAAGCTAGCCCAAACCCCAGCAGGGCCTTAATTTGTAGCCCTAAATACGTGGGATttaaactaaccctaatccagcACAAACCCTGATAATCCtaacctagccctaaccctaaatataTAGGATTTAAATTAATCCTAACGAAGCCCTACTCCCAGTGGGGTCCTAACGCTACCTCAGCCGTAGCCCTAAATATCTAGGACTGAAGATAATCCTAATTTAGCCCAAAATTCAGCGTGGGCCTAACCCCAACCCAGCTGCAACCCTAAACATATAGGATTAAAGCCAAACACAAACCCCAGTGGGACCCTAATCCGGCAAGAATCCTAAATAAATaagataaatacaaatttaaacCTATA
Protein-coding regions in this window:
- the LOC101922656 gene encoding uncharacterized protein LOC101922656 isoform X1 encodes the protein MGKSLVPFPMPDWSPSSSFPAPQSQPSTPITTPALSVGTLAWGQHFGDTGTMYGNLESSQAGQGQVSVLGPGREACSTLCPTEENLYEPLDPTSTVPGQKHVPDPGTPWARARASSAGKTHAVFKTSGTQLCPNWEPVTTHPPSPASRCCSGKKLVLVGAAVLGVSVLMNILFLTIGLQRITALTSALEAEKEKQLSNVASRSFLLYNEDHRKCVAASGHQLIATACQPEAAAQQFQWLQGGQLQGWQSQRCVTATRGQNRAFVRLEPCRADGRLQRWECRDGGLLALAGYNLYFNYGNNQEQVVMLYTGNRQWSRWVIHGSQDNVCSRSCCPPCSKGWTYFRNSCYFYSKTPSSWENAQRFCSVLGTQLLEVDGAEEKDHIQTMLKSSSWLGIRDEEVEGYLEASERDYPTPGKQLVAQERAQRWPPGELCGGEGRTASGMTTPAPASSPGSCEGHP
- the LOC101922656 gene encoding uncharacterized protein LOC101922656 isoform X2; amino-acid sequence: MGKSLVPFPMPDWSPSSSFPAPQSQPSTPITTPALSVGTLAWGQHFGDTGTMYGNLESSQAGQGQVSVLGPGREEENLYEPLDPTSTVPGQKHVPDPGTPWARARASSAGKTHAVFKTSGTQLCPNWEPVTTHPPSPASRCCSGKKLVLVGAAVLGVSVLMNILFLTIGLQRITALTSALEAEKEKQLSNVASRSFLLYNEDHRKCVAASGHQLIATACQPEAAAQQFQWLQGGQLQGWQSQRCVTATRGQNRAFVRLEPCRADGRLQRWECRDGGLLALAGYNLYFNYGNNQEQVVMLYTGNRQWSRWVIHGSQDNVCSRSCCPPCSKGWTYFRNSCYFYSKTPSSWENAQRFCSVLGTQLLEVDGAEEKDHIQTMLKSSSWLGIRDEEVEGYLEASERDYPTPGKQLVAQERAQRWPPGELCGGEGRTASGMTTPAPASSPGSCEGHP